One Bacteroidales bacterium DNA segment encodes these proteins:
- a CDS encoding Ni/Fe hydrogenase subunit alpha — translation MKRITIDPITRLEGHGKIEIFLNGEGEVSNVYFQVPELRGFEKFCEGRPVEELPAIVAKICGVCPGCHHMASGKAVDAVFGVEPPPTAKKLRELFYMAHFIHSHIAHFYALAAPDFVVGPQAPASERNILGVIGKVGKEIGTEVIRQRRFAQEIQALLGGHQTFVVMNIPGGVRKGLSEPECDDIIEKAKGFIGFAKFSLKIFDDIVLGNKDYVDLILNGPYSLTLHSMGLVDENNKVNFYDGKVRVVDTKGKELCKYAPAEYRDYVAERVEPWSYLKFPYLKKIGWKGFVDGQDSGVYHATPLSRLNAADGMATPGAQKEYERLYNTLGGKPVHSTLVMHWARLVELLYSAERCHELAIDPDITGTELRAPLGIISGEGVGIVEAQRGTLTHHYWTDEKGIVKKANIIVGTTNNNAAITMSIKKAAQGLIKKGVEVTDGILNMIEMAFRAYDPCFSCATHSLPGQMRMVLDIRGEDGELLQHVVRN, via the coding sequence ATGAAAAGGATCACGATTGACCCGATCACACGGCTTGAGGGCCATGGTAAGATCGAGATCTTCCTGAACGGGGAAGGAGAAGTCAGCAATGTTTATTTCCAGGTTCCCGAGTTAAGGGGATTTGAAAAGTTCTGTGAAGGAAGGCCGGTGGAAGAACTTCCTGCTATTGTTGCAAAAATATGCGGTGTTTGCCCTGGTTGCCATCATATGGCATCGGGTAAAGCTGTCGATGCCGTGTTTGGTGTAGAACCGCCTCCCACTGCTAAGAAACTGAGGGAGCTGTTTTACATGGCGCATTTTATCCATAGCCATATTGCACATTTTTATGCACTTGCTGCACCCGATTTTGTTGTCGGACCACAGGCGCCAGCATCGGAGAGAAACATTCTGGGCGTCATCGGAAAAGTAGGAAAGGAAATCGGGACAGAAGTTATCAGACAACGTCGTTTCGCACAGGAAATCCAGGCATTACTTGGCGGACATCAGACCTTTGTGGTTATGAATATCCCCGGTGGTGTGAGAAAGGGACTTTCAGAACCCGAATGCGATGACATCATTGAAAAAGCTAAAGGTTTCATAGGGTTTGCTAAATTCTCACTTAAAATATTCGATGATATTGTTCTTGGAAATAAGGATTACGTCGATCTGATTCTCAACGGACCTTATTCCCTTACGCTCCACTCAATGGGACTTGTGGATGAAAACAACAAAGTAAATTTCTATGATGGAAAAGTCAGGGTCGTCGATACGAAAGGAAAAGAATTATGCAAATATGCCCCTGCTGAGTACCGCGATTATGTTGCAGAACGGGTGGAACCCTGGAGCTATCTCAAATTCCCTTATCTGAAAAAGATCGGTTGGAAAGGATTCGTAGACGGGCAGGATTCCGGGGTGTACCACGCTACGCCCTTATCCAGGTTGAATGCCGCCGATGGAATGGCTACACCCGGGGCGCAAAAGGAATATGAACGCTTGTATAACACTCTTGGAGGAAAACCAGTGCACTCTACACTCGTAATGCACTGGGCCAGGCTTGTGGAACTGCTCTATTCTGCCGAACGCTGTCATGAATTAGCTATAGATCCGGATATCACCGGTACGGAATTACGCGCGCCACTCGGAATAATTTCGGGCGAGGGGGTCGGTATCGTTGAAGCTCAAAGAGGTACGCTGACCCATCACTACTGGACAGATGAGAAGGGAATTGTTAAAAAGGCCAATATCATTGTTGGAACGACCAACAATAATGCAGCCATAACTATGTCGATTAAAAAAGCTGCCCAGGGTCTGATTAAAAAAGGAGTCGAAGTGACCGATGGCATCCTTAATATGATCGAAATGGCTTTCAGAGCCTATGATCCTTGTTTCTCCTGTGCTACTCACAGCTTGCCGGGTCAAATGCGGATGGTTCTTGATATCCGCGGTGAAGACGGTGAACTTTTGCAGCATGTTGTAAGAAATTAG
- a CDS encoding CoB--CoM heterodisulfide reductase iron-sulfur subunit A family protein yields the protein MRTGVFFCQMEESSILKIDAIAKYSANLPEVETVQILTIKPHIEVKTLYDQIKANNLERIVIAGDLPGYFKPVFTKAMAMAGGNTDEIRLASFQEHGSKGEYAMDRAKAIVACAVIGVPFSLVAIPGGNPVNHATLVIGGGIAGIQSALEIANADKLVYLVEQTGTIGGHMAMFDKTFPTLDCAACILTPKMVSVGQHEMIRLLTNSKVLAVSGKPGSYRVKIRQRARYVDVNSCVACGLCTEVCPVRVKSEFDSGISLRKAIYIPFPQAVPNAYLVDDANCNYILSDGQKCGICVKKCPKECIDLSAKDSTLDIEVGNIILATGYELMDVSKIEQYGYGVYPNVLTSLEFERLTNASGMTGGRIVTKSKQIDKKTQMEEWVFSPDGVPPRSVALIHCVGSRNKKYNPYCSRVCCMYSLKFAHLIKEKIPNVNVYEFYIDMRAFGKGYEEFAERIKQEGTFIIRGHTASVAYNNGQMIVRGEDIFNDRLVEFKVDMIVLAVGLIPAPGTEELSRILGVSRDADGWFSELDYNGSPTDTDKGGIYVAGMCQAPKDIPDTVAQASAVAAGVLKSLTSGKGIGHLSSLSLSEIEARAKQIHVI from the coding sequence ATGCGAACAGGAGTTTTTTTCTGCCAAATGGAAGAAAGCAGCATTCTGAAAATCGATGCTATTGCCAAATATTCAGCAAACCTTCCTGAAGTCGAAACGGTACAGATATTGACCATTAAACCGCATATCGAGGTGAAAACCCTATATGACCAGATCAAGGCGAATAACCTTGAGAGGATCGTTATTGCGGGAGATCTGCCAGGCTATTTTAAGCCGGTATTTACTAAAGCAATGGCCATGGCAGGAGGCAATACGGATGAAATTCGCCTGGCATCTTTCCAGGAACATGGCTCAAAGGGTGAATATGCCATGGATCGTGCCAAGGCTATCGTAGCTTGTGCTGTCATCGGTGTCCCTTTTTCGCTCGTAGCAATACCTGGCGGAAATCCGGTTAATCATGCAACACTGGTGATAGGAGGTGGTATAGCCGGGATACAGTCGGCACTTGAAATCGCAAATGCTGATAAGCTGGTATACCTGGTCGAGCAGACCGGAACCATAGGCGGTCATATGGCGATGTTCGACAAAACCTTTCCCACTCTGGATTGTGCTGCCTGTATTCTGACACCGAAAATGGTTTCTGTTGGTCAACATGAAATGATACGTCTCCTTACGAATTCGAAAGTTTTGGCTGTCAGTGGTAAACCGGGTTCCTACCGGGTGAAGATCCGGCAACGTGCCCGTTACGTGGACGTTAATTCATGTGTTGCCTGCGGCTTGTGCACGGAAGTTTGCCCTGTCAGGGTAAAGAGTGAATTCGATTCTGGAATATCCCTGCGGAAAGCAATATATATCCCTTTCCCGCAAGCTGTTCCTAATGCCTACCTGGTCGATGACGCTAACTGTAATTATATCCTTTCTGATGGTCAAAAATGTGGCATCTGTGTAAAAAAATGCCCAAAAGAATGTATTGACCTTAGCGCAAAGGATAGTACACTCGACATTGAAGTCGGAAATATTATCCTGGCGACAGGCTATGAATTAATGGATGTAAGCAAGATCGAACAATATGGATACGGGGTCTATCCGAATGTATTGACATCTCTCGAATTTGAACGTCTTACCAATGCATCGGGCATGACAGGTGGTAGGATCGTTACGAAAAGCAAGCAAATTGACAAAAAAACACAGATGGAGGAGTGGGTCTTTTCACCTGATGGCGTGCCTCCCAGAAGTGTTGCACTCATTCATTGCGTAGGATCAAGGAACAAAAAATATAATCCTTATTGTTCCCGTGTGTGTTGCATGTATTCCCTGAAATTCGCCCATTTAATCAAAGAAAAAATCCCCAATGTCAACGTTTACGAATTTTATATAGATATGAGAGCTTTTGGTAAAGGGTATGAGGAGTTCGCAGAACGGATCAAACAGGAGGGAACATTTATTATTCGTGGTCATACAGCTTCCGTCGCTTATAACAACGGACAAATGATTGTGCGAGGGGAAGATATATTCAATGACAGGTTAGTGGAATTTAAGGTTGATATGATCGTGTTGGCTGTTGGTCTGATACCTGCACCAGGTACGGAAGAGCTCAGCAGAATACTTGGAGTATCAAGAGATGCTGATGGGTGGTTTTCAGAGCTGGATTATAATGGAAGTCCTACTGATACCGATAAAGGTGGTATTTATGTTGCAGGAATGTGCCAGGCACCTAAAGATATTCCTGATACCGTAGCGCAAGCTTCAGCAGTTGCGGCCGGGGTTCTCAAAAGCCTCACCAGCGGGAAAGGAATTGGGCATTTAAGCAGTCTTTCCCTCAGCGAAATCGAAGCCAGGGCTAAACAAATTCATGTGATATAA
- a CDS encoding 4Fe-4S dicluster domain-containing protein, producing MAIRVNPRFIDDLEGFGAEDVQLCYQCGDCSTICTHADEVFKFPRKSMRQLQMGLERKIETTLEPWLCYYCGQCSEQCPREADPGETMMSLRRWLISRYDFTGIARQFFKSKAVEIISLLAIALLTGAFFIYYGFSSGNIHIYDGEGAFIPSSFIHRFDLSLGLILAIFLIIGAIRMWYFTMIRGGTVPVPWWLYLKQSYLFPWHFFTQKRYAECEVKRGHRVFMPWIIHLGLMLGYVTMLILVMVFIEQLQAGPAIQWQVHIFGYLASIGLIAGTIYFIRNRVKKNYVQYKKSHSTDWVFVVLLFLIVVTGILQHIFHRTGLYEWSNVTYVIHLMCVVPWLFRMPFSKWAHLVYRPLAMYFAAIRREALARQEEILHSFSIAIK from the coding sequence ATGGCAATAAGAGTAAATCCCAGGTTTATTGATGACCTGGAAGGTTTTGGTGCCGAGGATGTTCAATTATGTTACCAGTGCGGGGATTGCTCCACGATATGCACCCATGCCGATGAAGTATTTAAATTCCCCCGAAAATCAATGCGTCAGCTTCAGATGGGATTGGAACGGAAAATTGAGACTACCCTTGAACCATGGCTTTGTTATTACTGTGGCCAATGCTCGGAACAATGTCCCAGGGAAGCAGATCCGGGGGAAACCATGATGAGTTTGCGCCGGTGGCTGATTTCCCGGTACGATTTTACCGGTATCGCACGTCAATTCTTTAAATCGAAAGCTGTTGAAATCATTTCACTTCTGGCCATTGCATTGCTTACTGGGGCGTTCTTTATTTACTACGGATTTTCTAGTGGAAACATTCATATCTATGATGGGGAAGGCGCATTCATACCCAGTTCGTTTATTCACAGGTTTGACCTCTCTCTTGGATTGATCCTGGCGATCTTTCTTATAATTGGCGCAATCCGGATGTGGTATTTTACAATGATTAGGGGGGGTACTGTTCCTGTTCCCTGGTGGCTTTACCTGAAGCAATCATATCTTTTTCCGTGGCATTTCTTCACACAAAAGCGATATGCGGAGTGTGAAGTTAAACGCGGGCACCGGGTTTTTATGCCATGGATTATTCATCTTGGTCTGATGTTGGGTTATGTCACTATGCTGATCCTGGTGATGGTATTTATTGAGCAATTACAGGCAGGTCCTGCAATTCAATGGCAAGTGCATATTTTTGGCTACCTTGCCAGTATCGGACTGATTGCAGGTACAATTTATTTTATCAGGAATCGTGTTAAGAAGAACTATGTCCAGTATAAAAAGTCGCATAGCACAGACTGGGTATTCGTGGTCTTGTTATTCCTGATCGTGGTGACGGGTATCTTACAGCATATTTTTCATCGTACCGGCCTTTATGAATGGTCTAATGTCACTTATGTCATCCACCTGATGTGTGTCGTACCATGGTTGTTCAGGATGCCATTCAGCAAATGGGCGCACCTTGTATATCGGCCCCTGGCCATGTATTTCGCTGCTATTCGCAGAGAAGCTTTAGCCCGCCAGGAAGAAATTCTTCATTCTTTTTCAATCGCAATCAAGTAA